In Kogia breviceps isolate mKogBre1 chromosome 9, mKogBre1 haplotype 1, whole genome shotgun sequence, a single window of DNA contains:
- the AGBL3 gene encoding cytosolic carboxypeptidase 3 yields the protein MILQKSAAKDTGSALPTDASQRAIFPRRAGLAYFLSCLQLPVVEAKFQVCEKGHLVQRHKESNSDVTDTRPDISDDYTFDYFRRQFPNQAH from the exons ATGATACTCCAGAAGAGTGCAGCCAAGGACACAGGGTCCGCTCTCCCCACAGATGCCAGCCAGAGGGCTATCTTCCCACGAAGGGCAGGGCTTGCGTATTTCTTATCCTGTCTCCAGCTGCCTGTTGTTGAAGCGAAGTTCCAG GTTTGTGAAAAAGGACATTTAGTTCAAAGACACAAAGAATCAAATTCTGATGTGACAG ATACAAGGCCAGATATATCAGATGACTATACATTTGATTATTTCAGAAGACAGTTCCCTAATCAAG CTCATTGA